The proteins below come from a single Caldisericia bacterium genomic window:
- a CDS encoding ABC transporter ATP-binding protein — translation MARVILRNVTKRFGKVVAVDNINLSLKDGEFVVLLGPSGCGKTTTLRLIAGLEEVTSGEIYIGDRVVNDLAPKDRNVAMVFQSYALYPHMSVFENIAFSLRLKHVPKDEIEKRVRRVAEMLQIDKFLNRKPRQLSGGQRQRVALARAIVRNPDVYLMDEPLSNLDAKLRVQTRAELLKLHKKLGTTTIYVTHDQVEAMTLGQRVAIINNGKLEQFDTPENVYMYPKTKFVAGFIGTPPMNFIPAEVFQEDGKIQLKLLNTKIEIPSELKAKTKRIPINRKVILGIRPEDLREEKFLDRDSFVLLGSFPLLFKEDLGSETNLYFNIGLDNPLVVKTSSETKAEMDDVVPIYLNPFRIHLFDIDTGRNLFYNEVGMNG, via the coding sequence ATGGCAAGAGTTATTTTGAGAAATGTAACTAAAAGATTTGGTAAAGTAGTGGCGGTGGATAATATAAATTTATCTTTAAAAGATGGAGAATTTGTCGTCTTATTGGGCCCATCTGGTTGTGGAAAAACAACAACATTAAGACTTATAGCAGGTTTAGAAGAAGTTACAAGCGGGGAGATATATATAGGGGACAGAGTTGTTAACGATCTTGCACCAAAGGATAGAAATGTGGCTATGGTTTTCCAAAGTTATGCTCTTTATCCGCACATGAGTGTTTTTGAGAATATAGCTTTTAGTTTGAGGTTAAAACATGTACCAAAGGATGAAATAGAGAAAAGGGTTAGAAGAGTGGCGGAGATGCTTCAAATTGATAAATTTTTGAATCGTAAACCGAGACAACTTTCAGGAGGTCAAAGACAGAGAGTTGCACTTGCCAGAGCTATTGTGAGAAATCCAGATGTTTATCTTATGGATGAGCCTCTATCAAATCTTGATGCTAAGTTGAGAGTTCAGACAAGAGCAGAGCTTTTAAAACTTCACAAGAAACTTGGAACCACAACCATTTATGTTACGCATGATCAAGTTGAAGCTATGACATTAGGGCAGAGAGTTGCAATAATTAACAATGGGAAGTTAGAACAGTTTGATACTCCAGAGAATGTATACATGTATCCAAAGACTAAATTCGTTGCAGGTTTTATTGGAACTCCTCCAATGAACTTTATTCCTGCTGAGGTATTTCAAGAGGATGGGAAAATTCAGTTGAAATTGTTAAATACAAAGATAGAAATTCCATCCGAGTTAAAAGCAAAGACGAAGAGGATACCAATAAATAGAAAGGTTATTCTTGGAATAAGACCTGAAGATTTGAGAGAGGAGAAATTTTTAGATAGAGATTCCTTTGTTCTGCTTGGTTCTTTCCCTCTTTTATTTAAGGAAGACCTGGGAAGTGAAACAAATCTTTACTTTAATATTGGTTTGGATAATCCACTTGTTGTTAAAACTTCTTCAGAGACAAAAGCAGAAATGGATGATGTGGTGCCTATCTATTTGAATCCTTTTAGGATTCATCTATTTGATATAGACACAGGAAGGAATTTGTTCTATAATGAGGTGGGAATGAATGGATGA